Sequence from the Methanobacterium alkalithermotolerans genome:
TTATCTCTAAAGCTGATTCTCTATCCACTCCCAGAGTTTGGGTTAGTATTTCCGCACTTTTACCTGAATCATTGGTATAGTTATCCAGAGTCAGGTAAGCATCGTCACCACTGGTGGCTAACATTTTGAATATACCTGCAGAAAGAGTTTCATTGCTGGTTAACATAGCTTTTCCAACCCAGTATGCCCGGGGACTGTTTTGAGATCCTCCATCAAAGGTAACGGGCCGTTCAGCTACTGCAGCAAAAAGGTGACCAAAGTCCCACCAGGAGGTGATAACTGTATTTTCAGAGGTGTTATTGTTAATCCATTCCATGGAATTAAACATACCATCATCGGTTCCAGGCACTACTGAAGAAGCTATAACATAAGCTCCGGCTATTGGTGCGGAAATAACTGCCAGAAGTACCAGAATCATAACTATGGTTGCTCTTAAATTTGGTTTTTTAACCAGGTAAACCACACCACCTAATATTAATCCTATAACCAGGATAATAATGGCATTTAATCCTAAGGGGAAGGCAATTAAGGCACCGGCAATGAATGCAACCAGAGCCAGGGTACTGGAACTGGTGAGATTATCCCGAATATATTCCACTGCATAGCCTACGAAAATTCCAGCACTAAGAGCTATCGGGACTGAAAATTCTGCCACAAACCTGAAACCTTTAGTTGAAGCATAAGCAGTCATCAATACCCATATTGATAATAAAACTAAATATAAAAGCGACTCTCTTTTTATTTTCAATACTTGCTGGGGTGATAAAGCCACAGTATCCTTTTTAACCGGAACTTCTTCTTTGTTTTCAGAATATCTATTTTTTCTTTTAGATTTAGGAAGTTTCTTTTTTGATTTTTTAGCTGACCTGGAGCTAGAATTCATTCTCATTTTTAATATGAGAGTTACCAATCCTCCAATTCCACAAAGGAATACTAAAAGACCCCCCACGCCCCCTACCATCGAGGCCTGGTTGGGTAATAAAACACCACCTGCACCACCAGCCAGGGTAATAAAAGAAGGCACCTGTAATTCAGAAACTGATACGTAAATATTGGGATAGGCAGTACTTTGTACCAGGGTCTGGATTTGAGTGGCACCTGCTAATTCCAGTAAGGAGTTTATGATGGAGGAAAAACCATTGAATATTCCCACCATAAAAACACCCACTATTAACAATGTGGCTAAGGAAACCAGTTCTTTTTGATCCAGGAACCATTTCAATTTGTCTGGATATTCGGAAATAGCCTTCTGATTAATTTTAATTATATATCTTGAAATTAAGAAGTAGGCAATTACAAAAATCACCACCAGCACCAGATAGAATATATAACCT
This genomic interval carries:
- a CDS encoding STT3 domain-containing protein, which translates into the protein MNFKDNLSKLKPVIIILLLFSVVFVLRAEAYNISGVPDESKDFYKDDTGLPYFSEMDSYYNYRLTENFIENGIIGDTTKNGEAWDLHSYYPPGREVAYPPLIIYLTAAFYYLANIFATVPLTVVAFWTGSLIASLCVIPAYFLVRKISNDYGGIAAGILVATAPTYFSHTFAGFFDTDMFTILLPLLVIWFLVESILAPNLKKQVIFGVLSALSLLLFSLAWVGYIFYLVLVVIFVIAYFLISRYIIKINQKAISEYPDKLKWFLDQKELVSLATLLIVGVFMVGIFNGFSSIINSLLELAGATQIQTLVQSTAYPNIYVSVSELQVPSFITLAGGAGGVLLPNQASMVGGVGGLLVFLCGIGGLVTLILKMRMNSSSRSAKKSKKKLPKSKRKNRYSENKEEVPVKKDTVALSPQQVLKIKRESLLYLVLLSIWVLMTAYASTKGFRFVAEFSVPIALSAGIFVGYAVEYIRDNLTSSSTLALVAFIAGALIAFPLGLNAIIILVIGLILGGVVYLVKKPNLRATIVMILVLLAVISAPIAGAYVIASSVVPGTDDGMFNSMEWINNNTSENTVITSWWDFGHLFAAVAERPVTFDGGSQNSPRAYWVGKAMLTSNETLSAGIFKMLATSGDDAYLTLDNYTNDSGKSAEILTQTLGVDRESALEIMTTEYNLTGEQSRDVLQYSHPENPSPSVFVASADMLGKSGWWAYFGSWDFNKNEGTRSSYFPAMATSQPQQVNNTTVIQTLNTMAGDTMVGVIVQESADEVNATIAVGENETFQAINPHKLIIIQGNQILKNEIVDSESELSLVVIGEKGSYTTIIMDKALEDSMFTKLFLMGGFNQTSFEFIHQEPGVVLWRPV